CCCCTTGTGCTGATATGAATACCTCTCAGAATCCTGGCTCAATTTACTTACCTGGCACTAATTGTCCGATAAAGTCGCAGGTTTCCCTGGCGGCATTCACTTCCTTTCGGGTGGGAGGACCTGCTGAATGGTACGTTGCTCCCCAAGATTTGGCAGCGCTACAAGCGAGCTTTGAGTGGGCTAAGGCAGAGGGGTTAGCCGTAACATTGCTAGGTGCGGGTTCTAACTTGCTAGTGAGCGATCGCGGTCTACCAGGCTTAGTGATTTGTACCCGTCATCTCCGCCACACCCATTTCAATCCTGATACTGGTCAAGTCACAGTTGCTGCAGGGGAACCATTGCCTCGCTTGGCATGGCAAGCAGCTGAGCGGGGATGGCAAGGATTAGAGTGGGCTGTTGGGATTCCTGGCACCGTCGGTGGCGCTGTTGTTATGAATGCCGGAGCACATAAAAGCTGCATTGCTGATATGTTGGTAAACGCTCAGGTACTTTCACCCTCTGGCATTCTAGAAACCCTCGCTCCTGAACAACTAGGCTACAGCTACCGCACCTCATTACTGCAAAAAGACCAGCGTCTAGTCACACAAGCAACCTTTCAGTTACAACCAGGCGCTGATCCAGCCCAGGTGTTGGCGATAACTTCCCAACACTTGGAGCATCGGCGTTCAACTCAGCCATACCACTTACCTAGCTGTGGCAGCGTCTTCCGCAATCCCAAGCCTTACACAGCAGGTTGGTTGATCGAGCAAACAGGGCTAAAAGGATATCAAATTGGTGCAGCTCAAGTAGCGCAGCGCCATGCTAACTTTATTCTCAACTGTGGCGGAGCAAAAGCTAGTGATATCTTGCAGCTAATCCGTTATATTCAGCAACATGTAGAGCAGCGTTGGTCGCTTAGACTAGAGCCAGAAGTCAAACTTATCGGAGAATTTCAGTCCAGTTCTTAACCCAGGTAGACAATGCACTGAAATTTCCAAGGTATTCCCCAACCGCATCTATAATTTAATGGGACTTTCATTCAACTCATACGTATTCAATTAGTTATGACACAAGGAAAGGGATTTGGCTTTGGTCTAGGAAAAATGAAAGAGCTAGCGGACGCCTTCAAAAAGGCACAGCAAGTTCAAGAAGGCGCGAAAAGGCTTCAGGAAGAACTGGAAGTAATGGAAATTCCTGGAGAAGCTGGCGGCGGTATGGTCAAGGTAATTCTCAGCGGCAACCAAGAACCTCAGCGGGTGGAAATTTCTCCGGAGGCTTTGGCAGAAGGAGCAGAAGTACTTTCCGATCTCGTCACAGCGGCAATGAAAGACGCCTACAACAAATCTACAGCCACAATGCGGGAACGCATGGAAGAACTGACAAGTGGATTGGAACTTCCGGGGATGTAAAGTAGTTTTAAGTTTTGAGTTCTTAGTTTTGAGTTAAAGAAGCAATTGCAGGACATGTTGCCAAAAAATAGTTATGAGTTTTGAATTGAAGAACCTTCGACTAGGCACACGTTTTTATATCTACTCCTTAACTAAGAGCTCAAAATTCATGCCTTAAACCTGTTTGTCGTATGCCTTATAAGCTGCTTTTCGTCTGCCTTGGCAACATCTGCCGATCGCCTGCGGCAGAAAATATCATGAATCATCTGATCGAGCAAAATAACCTGAGCAAACACATCATTTGCGACTCTGCTGGTACAGCTGGATATCACATTGGTAGTCCACCTGACAGGCGAATGGCAACCGCTGCAGCTAGCAAGCTGGGGATTAAATTACACGGTCAAGCTCGCCAGTTTAAAAAGTCGGATTTTGAAAACTTCAACTTGATTCTAGCTATGGATCGAGAGAACTACCAAGATATCCTGTTTCTCGACCCAGCTAAGCAGTACCGAGATAAAGTGCGACTGATGTGCGATTTTTGCTCTCAGCATACTACTAAGGATGTCCCAGACCCATACTACGGTGGTTCAGAAGGATTCAATCGCGTCATCGATCTACTCCTCGACTCCTGTAATGGTCTACTTCAAAATGTTGCTACCAATCAGCACTTAGCAGTTAGTGATTCACCATGAGAGATTCTAGCTCTGCGATTAATCTAAAATCACGTCACTTTGCTCAACGGGGGGGCTCGGGGTCCCCTCTGGGGATGGGGGGGAGACCCCCGCACGCAAGTGGCTCCAAAATCTAAAATCCAAAATTGGCAGCTATTCCACCAAACCATGCTTCATAGCAAAACCAACCAACTCTGCTCGGTTGCTGGTTTCAGTTTTTCGCAACAAATTGCTGACGTACTTCTCCACGGTGCGTGGACTGAGGTGTAACTGAGTACCAATTTGAGCATTGGAAAGACCATGAGTCAGCATTACTAAGACTTCCCGTTCTCGCTGGGTAAAATGTAGCAATTGCTCCGGGCTTTCAGTAGCTGACACTGAAAGGGGTAAAGGAATTCGTAAGCCATCTTCCTGGGATAGACGATATTCAGACTGGATCATCTGCGATCGCTCTAAAAGATTCCGGATTGCCGCCCCCAATTCTTTCAACTCAAATGGCTTGGGAAGATAGAGATCGGCACCCGACTGGTAACCTTGAATTCGCTCCTCAGTCTTGTTTCTTGCTGTCAAGAAGATGACTGGTAATAGTCGGAATGCTGGGTGTTGACGTACGCTCCGAACGAGTTCATAACCGTTCATGCGCGGCATGATAATATCAGTTACCATCAAATGCGGATGGTAAGCTTCAACCATCGCTAACGCTTGTTGACCGTCAGCAGCTGTTAGAACTGAATAGCCTGACATCTCAAGGTAATCGCTGATAGCTAGACGCGTTCCTGGATCGTCATCGGCAACAAGGATTGTCAAAGGCATGAATGATAGATGACTAACATAATTGAACCAATAGGTTTAGATCGGGTAGCTATAAGCTATAGCTACAGGGAAAATAAGAGGGGCTTATACATAATATCGAGCATTTTAAACAATTCATCATTCTCACTGACGATAGAAAAATGTCTATCTGAGAAGCCTTAAATAGATGCAAAAGATAGCCTGTATCTTGGAATACACTACTACTTAATATTTGATATTGGTTTCAATTAGACCTGACTTTGCCTCATAAAGGAAAAATCAACTGTTAAATCAAGACCGAAGCAAGTTTTACCTCTCGCCTCTTAGCGTAGCGTAAAGCTGATAGAAATTTAAATATGGCGCAAGCCTCTGCGGCTTAGCACTTGGAAAAAAGAACAGATAGGTTGAGGGAGCGTGAAAGATGCTAAGTTCGCACTAGTGGTGTGTCAACCGAGAATTGAGGATTAGAGGTGGTAGGTAAGCTGTTGTGCATTTAAATTGCATCGTATTGGCAGCAAGGGGGAGCAGGAGGAGAAATTCGCCGCGTCACCGCGTCAATCTGCAAAGAGCCATTTTCAACTTGACAGAGTAGTAGAAGGAGTCCCCTGCCTTTTCCACCTCACGCCAGGGCAGGACAAGGTATTCAGCAGGAAAATTTCAATGAACGACAAGAGTGAAAGTTACAAAGTAGTAAGTGATAACCGGAAAGCCCGTTATTTGTATGACATCCTCGAAAATTATGAAGCAGGAATTCAGCTAACTGGAACAGAGGTAAAGTCAATCCGGGAAGGCAAGGTTAACATGCAAGATGGATATGCCTTGATTCGCAATGGAGAAGCATGGCTGATAAATGTGCATATCTCCCCTTACACCGGCAGTGGTCAGTATTTCAATCATGAACCCCGTCGTACTCGGAAGTTGCTGCTGCATCGGCAAGAAATTCGCAAGCTGATTGGTAAGGTGGAACAGCAGGGCTTGACTTTAGTGCCTTTAAAGATGTATCTCAAGCGAGGCTTAGTCAAGGTTAGTATAGGGCTTGCGAAAGGTAAAAAGCTCCATGACAAGCGAGAAGACTTGAAGCGACGCCAAGATCAAAGAGATATGCAAAGAGCCATGAAAAATTATTAACGCGCTTTTGAATTAACTAATACAAAAGAGTTAGAAACGGATTCAGTTTACAACCCTTTTGTATCTCTCTAGTGATAGTTGAAAGAATACCTAGTTTCTAGCTGAAGATTGATTCTATTGAAGTGAGGAATCGATAGATTAGATTAGCTACAGAAAAAAGAGGAGAAGAACCTGAACATGAAGCTTTCTAATCTATCAAAAATTGCTGGCGTTGGCATTCTTACTTTGAGTACAGCAATCCTGCCTGCAACGATGCCTGCATCTGCTCAGACTGATACAACTACCGGTACTGGAACCCAAACTGGAACCCAAACTGAGCAGCGTAGAGATGTCGAGGGGACCGATGACGGTTTTGATTGGGGTTGGCTAGGATTAATCGGTCTAGCTGGTCTATTTGGTTTAGCTGGTAAGAATCGTCGTTCAGAACCCACAGCTTACAGAGATCCCAACAGTACTGTAGGTACTACAGGTACTACGGGTACAGGATATAGGGAATAAAACTCCTCAAGCGAGAATACAGGTTTTTACAACGGACGAGGTATTGAGACGCCTTGAGATTGCTGGAAAAATAATAGACTAAAAGAAAGCCTTGGATAAAATCTCTTAGGCTTTCTCTGTTAATTTGGCAAGCCTTGATAACCTATGGTCTGTTTAGCAAACCTTTATCAACTGCTCTAGCAGGAGAATAACTGGCAATTAAAGCTACCATCAGCCACCAGAGAGTATTAACCTCAGGTCGATACAAAACTGTATCAAATGTGTTGTGAGCTAGCGTACCTAATAGGGTAGCGATCGCACCAATTAACCAAAATGCCTCGCGGCTACCAAGCGATCGCAGTCGTCGCAGTTGCCCAATTCCGGCATTAAAAGTTACGATTAGCAGCCAAATAAAACAAGCTAAGCCAATTAAACCAGTTTCTACCGCAACCTCCAGCACAAAGGAATAGGCACTCAAAGCATTAAAACGAGGTCGCTGATATAAGGGATAAATTTGGTTAAAGGCAGTGTTACCCGGACCAATGCCCAAAATTGGGTGATCGCGGATCATCTCCATCACAGCTGCCCAAACATTAATACGGAAGTTATTACTGCTGTCTCCTCTTCCGGCAAAAATACTAAGAACGCGATCGCGCACTGGCTCCACGAATAGCACTGCTGCTATCAATAATAGGGAAGTACTTGCCAAAAGAATGGGTAACGACCAAGTACGCCAAAATGGAGGTAGGTGGACACTCACCTGATACAGCAGCAATATCAGCAAGGCAACAATCGCCACTAGTAAACCAATCCAACCACCGCGACTAAAAGTTAGTACCAAGCAGGCGGAATTAACGACAAACATCGTTAGCGCCAGAAACTTAGGAATCCACCTCCGCCAAGCAAACACCGCCACCAGGCTAAAGACAACCGCTGGTAAAAGATAGCCAGCCAGCAAGTTAGGATTACCTAAATAGCTATAAACCCGGGTAGTTTTAGCCAAATTAGATTGTGGATCAACCCAGGTAGCGAGGGCAGCTGCGCCAAAAAACCATTGCCGCAACCCG
This window of the Chroococcidiopsis sp. CCMEE 29 genome carries:
- the murB gene encoding UDP-N-acetylmuramate dehydrogenase, whose product is MNTSQNPGSIYLPGTNCPIKSQVSLAAFTSFRVGGPAEWYVAPQDLAALQASFEWAKAEGLAVTLLGAGSNLLVSDRGLPGLVICTRHLRHTHFNPDTGQVTVAAGEPLPRLAWQAAERGWQGLEWAVGIPGTVGGAVVMNAGAHKSCIADMLVNAQVLSPSGILETLAPEQLGYSYRTSLLQKDQRLVTQATFQLQPGADPAQVLAITSQHLEHRRSTQPYHLPSCGSVFRNPKPYTAGWLIEQTGLKGYQIGAAQVAQRHANFILNCGGAKASDILQLIRYIQQHVEQRWSLRLEPEVKLIGEFQSSS
- a CDS encoding YbaB/EbfC family nucleoid-associated protein, which translates into the protein MTQGKGFGFGLGKMKELADAFKKAQQVQEGAKRLQEELEVMEIPGEAGGGMVKVILSGNQEPQRVEISPEALAEGAEVLSDLVTAAMKDAYNKSTATMRERMEELTSGLELPGM
- a CDS encoding low molecular weight protein-tyrosine-phosphatase — encoded protein: MPYKLLFVCLGNICRSPAAENIMNHLIEQNNLSKHIICDSAGTAGYHIGSPPDRRMATAAASKLGIKLHGQARQFKKSDFENFNLILAMDRENYQDILFLDPAKQYRDKVRLMCDFCSQHTTKDVPDPYYGGSEGFNRVIDLLLDSCNGLLQNVATNQHLAVSDSP
- a CDS encoding response regulator transcription factor; its protein translation is MPLTILVADDDPGTRLAISDYLEMSGYSVLTAADGQQALAMVEAYHPHLMVTDIIMPRMNGYELVRSVRQHPAFRLLPVIFLTARNKTEERIQGYQSGADLYLPKPFELKELGAAIRNLLERSQMIQSEYRLSQEDGLRIPLPLSVSATESPEQLLHFTQREREVLVMLTHGLSNAQIGTQLHLSPRTVEKYVSNLLRKTETSNRAELVGFAMKHGLVE
- the smpB gene encoding SsrA-binding protein SmpB, whose amino-acid sequence is MNDKSESYKVVSDNRKARYLYDILENYEAGIQLTGTEVKSIREGKVNMQDGYALIRNGEAWLINVHISPYTGSGQYFNHEPRRTRKLLLHRQEIRKLIGKVEQQGLTLVPLKMYLKRGLVKVSIGLAKGKKLHDKREDLKRRQDQRDMQRAMKNY
- a CDS encoding WGxxGxxG family protein, which encodes MKLSNLSKIAGVGILTLSTAILPATMPASAQTDTTTGTGTQTGTQTEQRRDVEGTDDGFDWGWLGLIGLAGLFGLAGKNRRSEPTAYRDPNSTVGTTGTTGTGYRE
- a CDS encoding IctB family putative bicarbonate transporter, which encodes MNSVWQRVTLSNLPLSQWQGASYLHRSLVGLLRSWRQSSWLMQWSELLAVLLVSLVFSLAPFVSNALIGVLLGACAGFWVLLTLSDEAETGLTPIHLLVLLYWGIATVATALSPVKMAALSGWVKLTLYLLLFALAARILRSPRVRSLLITLYLHVALLVSVYGLRQWFFGAAALATWVDPQSNLAKTTRVYSYLGNPNLLAGYLLPAVVFSLVAVFAWRRWIPKFLALTMFVVNSACLVLTFSRGGWIGLLVAIVALLILLLYQVSVHLPPFWRTWSLPILLASTSLLLIAAVLFVEPVRDRVLSIFAGRGDSSNNFRINVWAAVMEMIRDHPILGIGPGNTAFNQIYPLYQRPRFNALSAYSFVLEVAVETGLIGLACFIWLLIVTFNAGIGQLRRLRSLGSREAFWLIGAIATLLGTLAHNTFDTVLYRPEVNTLWWLMVALIASYSPARAVDKGLLNRP